The Aspergillus fumigatus Af293 chromosome 7, whole genome shotgun sequence genome includes the window GTCGACTGCTTTGGACAGGATGCCCTGCCCGTCCTGCCCGTCGTCTTTCTCCCGCGCAGCTCGGGCTGTAGCTGTACCCCGCGGGGAACCCGAGCCATCCCTCTCCGCATCGAACCACCAAACCACCGCCGGCCCATAAATAAACGGGTAGATCTTAAAATGCACGCCCAGGCCCAAAATCACCCCCGCAAGACTCACCCTGCGGCTCAGCACCGCCCACAACAACCCCACTACCAGCACCCCCAGTAACCCCTCCGAGCTGCCGCGGGTACTGATATTCGCGACCATGGGGTTCAGCAACCAGACACTCGCGTACTTCAGCGCACGGGACGGGCTCATCCCATACGCCGAGACCAGCACCTTGGCGATCAGCCAGCCCGCAACAACATCCGCGAGTGCAAACAGCGCCTTcccgaaggcgaagaagccCGGGATGCTATCCCATGTCGTCGGGAGGAGAAGCCAGGCGAGCAGCGGCGTGTAGCGGTACGTGTCACGAGCGTAGGGCGATGCGCCGCGCGAGACGTACCGCGCTGCGTCGGTGAAGACGAAGTAGTCGATGTCAGTGTATTTGATGGGGGAGTGAGCATCTTGCCAGGCGCCGTAGACTAGTAGCACAGCGCGCAAGGCGATTGATGCGCCGATGACTTTTGAGGGGGAGTCGAAGAAGCTTGTCATGGTGATCAGGCTGTCCCGCCTTGGATGATAGATAGGTTGGTTGTCTGGACTCTAACTCTGGGATGGACGGTAGGCGCAGCAGCTATGACGCCAAAATGTTGACTTTTTGGTATTATGGACAGTCTTCATGAGTCCACTATGCAAGAGGTAACCTTATACCTCAGCCATGGTCAATTAATGCTAATTCTGGTCTGGTCTTTTAAATGCCCATGAGGCAGTGGATGAATTgggttgatgttgatgttttGCTGGCGATCTGCAATGGATGGCTGACTCAGCAAGATGCTAGGCCGCGGCCAATCATATCATAGATCATAAACTATTGAAGAGTAAAAGGTACCAGCCATTTCCATCAAGAGTTGGTATTTGCATGTCCATATCCAAGATTATCAATAAATATGCGCTTGAAAAGCTCGTGTACCTTAATCATAATTCCCACATATCGCCAGAACTTTCCTGCACGTCCACAAGCCGAGGTATACATATAACGAAAGTGCCCGATCGTTTATACAAAAGATTGGATATCAAGAATAGAGTACATTCAAGTAAGTTAAAAGACAACCAAGAATCTCCTGACTGATAAAAGACGCCTCCTTATGGTTGACCAAGCGAGTAAAATGGCACGGATTGATGCATGTAATATGTTGAATCGGTCATAGGACTGCCATAGAGGCCAGGCGCATTGCCGTCGCACTTTATGTCGTTCGGGTTATCAAACTCCGAGAATCCAGACAAGATGGTTGAATCGCTCCAACTGAGAAAATCCCACAGTTGCTGGCCGGTCGTCTCGTCCATGAATGGCGGTGCCATTGGTTCTACCATTCCACCGTCATTCGCAATCGCAACACCCCGGCCGGGTTCGGTCAGTGCTGAGACTAATCCAGGCATCATTCCCGAAATGTTGCTTTCGCGCCCCTGCGCGCAGCTCCCACTGGCGAGACCGCTCGCTGCGCCTCCCATATCAGAGCCTCGTTTGCTGGCTTCGAGTATTCTCGAGACGGCTTCCAGCGTCCGCTTCGCTGCGGGGCTGGAGAGCTGCATCCGTGCCAATACCATCATCGCCGTCTCAACCTGCGACTGGCACGATTGGACAGATGCTCTGAGATCACTCGCTGTGGCGTCGTTGAGGAACAGACCCAGAAGGGGAACCATTGTTGCCTGGTAGATGAGCCAGGTAGCGTTCCAGCCGGACATTTGATGCGACTGGGCGGTAGAGGAGATATCGTGAATGGTGGCGTCGGCCACTTCTCTGCATTTCTCAATAGCGGTCCTTTCCTCCGACCTCAGCGCGATGTAGGGAACTCGCCGCATAGCATAGCTCAACAGGGTCGGCCGGTACAGGAGCATGCGCTGGTTATAATACCGCCATCGCATGATGGTTCGCGTGTTCGAAATCGATTCGGAGCATGGTTCATGGTCTTTGAGGATGGAGGGCAGATTTTCGTACCATTCCAACAGCTGATTGTCCAGTTGAGACATCTCGGCATGTTTCGTTAACGGTGCGACAGCCAGAACCTCTTGTATCTGAGTAGCAATCTTGCAGAACCGGACGTTTTCAAGCAGGGGGAGGATATCCAGAATGTTTCCCTACTGTGTG containing:
- a CDS encoding glycosylphosphatidylinositol-alpha 1,4 mannosyltransferase I translates to MTSFFDSPSKVIGASIALRAVLLVYGAWQDAHSPIKYTDIDYFVFTDAARYVSRGASPYARDTYRYTPLLAWLLLPTTWDSIPGFFAFGKALFALADVVAGWLIAKVLVSAYGMSPSRALKYASVWLLNPMVANISTRGSSEGLLGVLVVGLLWAVLSRRVSLAGVILGLGVHFKIYPFIYGPAVVWWFDAERDGSGSPRGTATARAAREKDDGQDGQGILSKAVDFLTPARIHLTLVALATFSALNVSMYILYDLPFAQNTYLHHLTRIDHRHNFSPYSTLLYLSAAGGARTAFESLAFIPQLLLSVVVIPLVLGKKSLAGTMLAQTFAFVTFNKVCTSQYFLWYLIFLPFYLPSSSLMKNPRKGILVGLLWVIAQVCPSLFIPLPR